Proteins from one Sabethes cyaneus chromosome 2, idSabCyanKW18_F2, whole genome shotgun sequence genomic window:
- the LOC128734381 gene encoding cuticle protein 16.5-like — MYKLLVLPLFFAAASAAYLGAPLAYGAPALAAPYAAPYAAPYAAPYAAAAYHAPLAYHAPVVKAVAPLAYHAPVVKAVAPLATSYANTYKLSVKAPVAYAAPAYAAPVVAHAPAVVAAPAYHAPLAYSGYPGYLH; from the exons ATGTACAAGCTC TTGGTCCTGCCGCTGTTCTTCGCCGCCGCGTCGGCCGCTTACCTCGGAGCCCCTCTGGCCTACGGTGCCCCAGCCCTGGCAGCTCCCTATGCCGCTCCCTATGCCGCTCCCTATGCTGCTCCCTATGCTGCCGCTGCCTACCACGCCCCGCTGGCCTACCATGCTCCAGTAGTGAAGGCCGTTGCTCCACTGGCCTATCACGCCCCGGTCGTTAAGGCTGTCGCACCACTCGCCACCTCGTATGCCAACACCTACAAG CTCTCCGTGAAGGCTCCAGTTGCCTATGCTGCACCAGCCTACGCTGCTCCAGTCGTTGCCCATGCCCCAGCCGTCGTTGCTGCCCCGGCGTACCACGCTCCTCTGGCCTACTCCGGATACCCCGGATACCTGCACTAA